A genomic region of Pongo pygmaeus isolate AG05252 chromosome 7, NHGRI_mPonPyg2-v2.0_pri, whole genome shotgun sequence contains the following coding sequences:
- the REEP4 gene encoding receptor expression-enhancing protein 4 isoform X5, with protein sequence MVSWMICRLVVLVFGMLCPAYASYKAVKTKNIREYVRWMMYWIVFALFMAAEIITDIFISWFPFYYEIKMAFVLWLLSPYTKGASLLYRKFVHPSLSRHEKEIDAYIVQAKERSYETVLSFGKRGLNIAASAAVQAATKSQGALAGRLRSFSMQDLRAIPDAPAPAYHDPLYLEDQVPHQRPPIGHLALPEGSDEEKDCALRHGQLGSAASGPFLPRALQGSRAIWRDLGLHIWPACTSCLGPALLTPADG encoded by the exons ATggtgtcctggatgatctgtcgcCTGGTGGT GCTGGTGTTTGGGATGCTGTGTCCAGCTTATGCTTCCTATAAGGCTGTGAAGACCAAGAACATTCGTGAATAT GTGCGGTGGATGATGTACTGGATTGTTTTTGCACTCTTCATGGCAGCAGAGATCATTACAGACATTTTTATCTCCTG GTTCCCTTTCTACTATGAGATCAAGATGGCCTTCGTGCTGTGGCTGCTCTCACCCTACACCAAGGGTGCCAGCCTGCTTTACCGCAAGTTTGTCCACCCGTCCCTGTCCCGCCATGAGAAG GAGATCGACGCGTACATCGTGCAGGCCAAGGAGCGCAGCTACGAGACCGTGCTCAGCTTCGGGAAGCGGGGCCTCAACATTGCCGCCTCCGCTGCTGTGCAGGCTGCCACCAAG AGTCAGGGGGCGCTGGCCGGCAGGCTGCGGAGCTTCTCCATGCAGGACCTGCGCGCCATCCCTGATGCGCCTGCCCCTGCCTACCATGACCCCCTCTACCTGGAGGACCAGGTGCCCCACCAGAGGCCACCCATTG GGCACCTCGCGCTCCCTGAAGGTTCGGACGAGGAAAAAGACTGTGCCCTCAGACATGGACAGCTAGGGTCTGCTGCATCTGGCCCCTTCTTACCTCGTGCCCTGCAGGGCTCCAGGGCTATTTGGAGGGACCTTGGGCTGCACATCTGGCCTGCCTGCACCAGCTGCCTGGGCCCCGCCCTCCTGACTCCTGCTGATGGTTAA
- the REEP4 gene encoding receptor expression-enhancing protein 4 isoform X4, whose translation MVSWMICRLVVLVFGMLCPAYASYKAVKTKNIREYVRWMMYWIVFALFMAAEIITDIFISWFPFYYEIKMAFVLWLLSPYTKGASLLYRKFVHPSLSRHEKEIDAYIVQAKERSYETVLSFGKRGLNIAASAAVQAATKVLRAPSPPAAPIPPLRPFGLIQLLCQGAQRWQPGSRGEKVTGGYWQKRGAGVRPSFLALALSPR comes from the exons ATggtgtcctggatgatctgtcgcCTGGTGGT GCTGGTGTTTGGGATGCTGTGTCCAGCTTATGCTTCCTATAAGGCTGTGAAGACCAAGAACATTCGTGAATAT GTGCGGTGGATGATGTACTGGATTGTTTTTGCACTCTTCATGGCAGCAGAGATCATTACAGACATTTTTATCTCCTG GTTCCCTTTCTACTATGAGATCAAGATGGCCTTCGTGCTGTGGCTGCTCTCACCCTACACCAAGGGTGCCAGCCTGCTTTACCGCAAGTTTGTCCACCCGTCCCTGTCCCGCCATGAGAAG GAGATCGACGCGTACATCGTGCAGGCCAAGGAGCGCAGCTACGAGACCGTGCTCAGCTTCGGGAAGCGGGGCCTCAACATTGCCGCCTCCGCTGCTGTGCAGGCTGCCACCAAGGTGCTCCGGGCCCCCAGCCCTCCAGCAGCCCCCATCCCACCCCTAAGGCCCTTTGGGCTCATTCAACTCCTCTGCCAGGGAGCCCAGAGATGGCAGCCAGGAAGCAGGGGTGAGAAGGTGACAGGGGGGTATTGGCAGAAGCGTGGAGCTGGAGTCAGACCTTCCTTCCTAGCTCTGGCACTGAGT CCTCGGTGA
- the LGI3 gene encoding leucine-rich repeat LGI family member 3 — protein MAGLRARRGPGPGLLALSALGFCLMLQVSAKRPPKTPPCPPSCSCTRDTAFCVDSKAVPRNLPSEVISLTLVNAAFSEIQDGAFSHLPLLQFLLLNSNKFTLIGDNAFTGLSHLQYLFIENNDIWALSKFTFRGLKSLTHLSLANNNLQTLPRDIFRPLDILNDLDLRGNSLNCDCKVKWLVEWLAHTNTTVAPIYCASPPRFQEHKVQDLPLREFDCITTDFVLYQTLSFPAVSAEPFLYSSDLYLALAQPGVSACTILKWDYVERQLRDYDRIPAPSAVHCKPMVVDSQLYVVVAQLFGGSYIYHWDPNTTRFTKLQDIDPQRVRKPNDLEAFRIDGDWYFAVADSSKAGATSLYRWHQNGFYSHQALHPWHRDTDLEFVDGEGKPRLIVSSSSQAPVIYQWSRTQKQFVAQGEVTQVPDAQAVKHFRAGRDSYLCLSRYIGDSKILRWEGTRFSEVQALPSRGSLALQPFLVGGRRYLALGSDFSFTQIYQWDEGRQKFVRFQELAVQAPRAFCYMPAGDAQLLLAPSFKGQTLVYRHVVVDLSA, from the exons ATGGCGGGGCTGCGGGCCAGGCGGGGCCCGGGGCCGGGGCTGCTGGCGCTCTCCGCGCTCGGCTTCTGCCTCATGCTGCAAGTCAGCGCTAAGAGGCCCCCCAAGACCCCCCCCTGCCCGCCCAGCTGCTCTTGCACCAGGGACACCGCCTTCTGCGTGGACTCAAAGGCAGTGCCCAGGAATCTGCCCTCGGAGGTCATCTCCCT GACCCTGGTGAATGCCGCCTTCTCAGAGATCCAGGATGGAGCGTTCTCCCACCTCCCGCTGCTGCAATTCTT GTTACTCAACTCCAACAAGTTTACACTGATTGGAGACAACGCCTTCACAGGACTGTCACACCTGCAGTATCT CTTCATTGAGAACAATGACATCTGGGCACTATCCAAGTTCACCTTCCGAGGACTCAAGTCCTTGACTCACCT CTCGCTGGCCAACAATAACCTGCAGACACTGCCCAGAGACATCTTCCGGCCCCTGGACATCCTGAATGACTT ggACCTGCGGGGCAACTCACTCAACTGTGACTGCAAGGTGAAGTGGTTGGTGGAGTGGCTGGCACACACCAACACCACGGTGGCACCCATCTACTGCGCCAGTCCGCCCCGCTTCCAGGAGCACAAGGTGCAGGACCTGCCGCTGCGGGAGTTCGACTGCATCACCACAG ATTTCGTGTTGTACCAGACCCTGTCCTTCCCAGCAGTGTCGGCTGAGCCCTTCCTCTACTCCAGTGACCTCTATTTGGCTCTGGCCCAGCCAGGAGTCAGTGCCTGCACGATCCTGAAGTGGGACTATGTCGAGCGGCAGCTTCGAGACTATGATAGAATCCCAG CCCCCTCTGCAGTACACTGCAAGCCGATGGTGGTGGACAGCCAGCTGTACGTGGTCGTGGCCCAGCTGTTTGGCGGCTCTTACATTTACCACTGGGATCCCAATACCACGCGCTTCACCAAGCTGCAAGACATCGACCCGCAGCGCGTGCGCAAGCCTAACGACCTAGAAGCCTTCCGCATCGACGGTGACTGGTACTTTGCCGTGGCCGACAGCTCCAAGGCAGGCGCCACCAGCCTCTACCGCTGGCACCAGAATGGCTTCTACTCTCACCAAGCGCTGCACCCCTGGCACCGTGACACCGACCTGGAGTTTGTGGACGGCGAGGGCAAGCCACGGCTGATTGTGTCCAGCAGCTCCCAGGCACCCGTCATCTATCAGTGGAGTCGCACCCAGAAGCAGTTTGTGGCCCAGGGTGAGGTGACCCAGGTGCCTGATGCCCAAGCTGTGAAACACTTTCGTGCCGGCCGCGACAGCTACCTGTGCCTCAGCCGCTACATCGGCGACTCTAAGATCCTGCGCTGGGAGGGTACCCGCTTCTCGGAGGTGCAGGCCCTGCCCTCCCGGGGCTCGCTGGCCCTGCAGCCCTTCCTTGTGGGTGGCCGCCGCTACCTGGCGCTGGGCAGCGATTTCTCCTTCACCCAGATCTACCAGTGGGATGAGGGACGACAGAAGTTTGTACGGTTCCAGGAGCTGGCTGTGCAGGCTCCTCGGGCCTTCTGCTACATGCCTGCTGGGGACGCCCAGCTACTCCTGGCCCCCAGCTTCAAGGGACAGACACTGGTGTATAGACACGTTGTGGTGGATCTCAGTGCCTAG
- the REEP4 gene encoding receptor expression-enhancing protein 4 isoform X1, with protein sequence MVSWMICRLVVLVFGMLCPAYASYKAVKTKNIREYVRWMMYWIVFALFMAAEIITDIFISWFPFYYEIKMAFVLWLLSPYTKGASLLYRKFVHPSLSRHEKEIDAYIVQAKERSYETVLSFGKRGLNIAASAAVQAATKVLRAPSPPAAPIPPLRPFGLIQLLCQGAQRWQPGSRGEKVTGGYWQKRGAGVRPSFLALALSSQGALAGRLRSFSMQDLRAIPDAPAPAYHDPLYLEDQVPHQRPPIGYRAGGLQDSDTEDECWSDTEAVPRAPARPREKPLIRSQSLRVVKRKPPVREGTSRSLKVRTRKKTVPSDMDS encoded by the exons ATggtgtcctggatgatctgtcgcCTGGTGGT GCTGGTGTTTGGGATGCTGTGTCCAGCTTATGCTTCCTATAAGGCTGTGAAGACCAAGAACATTCGTGAATAT GTGCGGTGGATGATGTACTGGATTGTTTTTGCACTCTTCATGGCAGCAGAGATCATTACAGACATTTTTATCTCCTG GTTCCCTTTCTACTATGAGATCAAGATGGCCTTCGTGCTGTGGCTGCTCTCACCCTACACCAAGGGTGCCAGCCTGCTTTACCGCAAGTTTGTCCACCCGTCCCTGTCCCGCCATGAGAAG GAGATCGACGCGTACATCGTGCAGGCCAAGGAGCGCAGCTACGAGACCGTGCTCAGCTTCGGGAAGCGGGGCCTCAACATTGCCGCCTCCGCTGCTGTGCAGGCTGCCACCAAGGTGCTCCGGGCCCCCAGCCCTCCAGCAGCCCCCATCCCACCCCTAAGGCCCTTTGGGCTCATTCAACTCCTCTGCCAGGGAGCCCAGAGATGGCAGCCAGGAAGCAGGGGTGAGAAGGTGACAGGGGGGTATTGGCAGAAGCGTGGAGCTGGAGTCAGACCTTCCTTCCTAGCTCTGGCACTGAGT AGTCAGGGGGCGCTGGCCGGCAGGCTGCGGAGCTTCTCCATGCAGGACCTGCGCGCCATCCCTGATGCGCCTGCCCCTGCCTACCATGACCCCCTCTACCTGGAGGACCAGGTGCCCCACCAGAGGCCACCCATTG GGTACCGGGCCGGGGGCCTGCAGGACAGCGACACCGAGGATGAGTGTTGGTCAGATACTGAGGCAGTCCCCCGGGCGCCAGCCCGACCCCGAGAGAAGCCCCTAATCCGCAGCCAGAGCCTGCGTGTGGTCAAGAGGAAGCCACCGGTGCGGGAG GGCACCTCGCGCTCCCTGAAGGTTCGGACGAGGAAAAAGACTGTGCCCTCAGACATGGACAGCTAG
- the REEP4 gene encoding receptor expression-enhancing protein 4 isoform X3: MVSWMICRLVVLVFGMLCPAYASYKAVKTKNIREYVRWMMYWIVFALFMAAEIITDIFISWFPFYYEIKMAFVLWLLSPYTKGASLLYRKFVHPSLSRHEKEIDAYIVQAKERSYETVLSFGKRGLNIAASAAVQAATKSQGALAGRLRSFSMQDLRAIPDAPAPAYHDPLYLEDQVPHQRPPIGYRAGGLQDSDTEDECWSDTEAVPRAPARPREKPLIRSQSLRVVKRKPPVREGTSRSLKVRTRKKTVPSDMDS; the protein is encoded by the exons ATggtgtcctggatgatctgtcgcCTGGTGGT GCTGGTGTTTGGGATGCTGTGTCCAGCTTATGCTTCCTATAAGGCTGTGAAGACCAAGAACATTCGTGAATAT GTGCGGTGGATGATGTACTGGATTGTTTTTGCACTCTTCATGGCAGCAGAGATCATTACAGACATTTTTATCTCCTG GTTCCCTTTCTACTATGAGATCAAGATGGCCTTCGTGCTGTGGCTGCTCTCACCCTACACCAAGGGTGCCAGCCTGCTTTACCGCAAGTTTGTCCACCCGTCCCTGTCCCGCCATGAGAAG GAGATCGACGCGTACATCGTGCAGGCCAAGGAGCGCAGCTACGAGACCGTGCTCAGCTTCGGGAAGCGGGGCCTCAACATTGCCGCCTCCGCTGCTGTGCAGGCTGCCACCAAG AGTCAGGGGGCGCTGGCCGGCAGGCTGCGGAGCTTCTCCATGCAGGACCTGCGCGCCATCCCTGATGCGCCTGCCCCTGCCTACCATGACCCCCTCTACCTGGAGGACCAGGTGCCCCACCAGAGGCCACCCATTG GGTACCGGGCCGGGGGCCTGCAGGACAGCGACACCGAGGATGAGTGTTGGTCAGATACTGAGGCAGTCCCCCGGGCGCCAGCCCGACCCCGAGAGAAGCCCCTAATCCGCAGCCAGAGCCTGCGTGTGGTCAAGAGGAAGCCACCGGTGCGGGAG GGCACCTCGCGCTCCCTGAAGGTTCGGACGAGGAAAAAGACTGTGCCCTCAGACATGGACAGCTAG
- the HRURF gene encoding protein HRURF, with product MAQPTASAQKLVRPIRAVCRILQIPESDPSNLRP from the coding sequence ATGGCGCAACCCACGGCCTCGGCCCAGAAGCTGGTGCGGCCGATCCGCGCCGTGTGCCGCATCCTGCAGATCCCGGAGTCCGACCCCTCCAACCTGCGGCCCTAG
- the REEP4 gene encoding receptor expression-enhancing protein 4 isoform X2, protein MMYWIVFALFMAAEIITDIFISWFPFYYEIKMAFVLWLLSPYTKGASLLYRKFVHPSLSRHEKEIDAYIVQAKERSYETVLSFGKRGLNIAASAAVQAATKVLRAPSPPAAPIPPLRPFGLIQLLCQGAQRWQPGSRGEKVTGGYWQKRGAGVRPSFLALALSSQGALAGRLRSFSMQDLRAIPDAPAPAYHDPLYLEDQVPHQRPPIGYRAGGLQDSDTEDECWSDTEAVPRAPARPREKPLIRSQSLRVVKRKPPVREGTSRSLKVRTRKKTVPSDMDS, encoded by the exons ATGATGTACTGGATTGTTTTTGCACTCTTCATGGCAGCAGAGATCATTACAGACATTTTTATCTCCTG GTTCCCTTTCTACTATGAGATCAAGATGGCCTTCGTGCTGTGGCTGCTCTCACCCTACACCAAGGGTGCCAGCCTGCTTTACCGCAAGTTTGTCCACCCGTCCCTGTCCCGCCATGAGAAG GAGATCGACGCGTACATCGTGCAGGCCAAGGAGCGCAGCTACGAGACCGTGCTCAGCTTCGGGAAGCGGGGCCTCAACATTGCCGCCTCCGCTGCTGTGCAGGCTGCCACCAAGGTGCTCCGGGCCCCCAGCCCTCCAGCAGCCCCCATCCCACCCCTAAGGCCCTTTGGGCTCATTCAACTCCTCTGCCAGGGAGCCCAGAGATGGCAGCCAGGAAGCAGGGGTGAGAAGGTGACAGGGGGGTATTGGCAGAAGCGTGGAGCTGGAGTCAGACCTTCCTTCCTAGCTCTGGCACTGAGT AGTCAGGGGGCGCTGGCCGGCAGGCTGCGGAGCTTCTCCATGCAGGACCTGCGCGCCATCCCTGATGCGCCTGCCCCTGCCTACCATGACCCCCTCTACCTGGAGGACCAGGTGCCCCACCAGAGGCCACCCATTG GGTACCGGGCCGGGGGCCTGCAGGACAGCGACACCGAGGATGAGTGTTGGTCAGATACTGAGGCAGTCCCCCGGGCGCCAGCCCGACCCCGAGAGAAGCCCCTAATCCGCAGCCAGAGCCTGCGTGTGGTCAAGAGGAAGCCACCGGTGCGGGAG GGCACCTCGCGCTCCCTGAAGGTTCGGACGAGGAAAAAGACTGTGCCCTCAGACATGGACAGCTAG
- the REEP4 gene encoding receptor expression-enhancing protein 4 isoform X6 produces MVSWMICRLVVLVFGMLCPAYASYKAVKTKNIREYVRWMMYWIVFALFMAAEIITDIFISWFPFYYEIKMAFVLWLLSPYTKGASLLYRKFVHPSLSRHEKEIDAYIVQAKERSYETVLSFGKRGLNIAASAAVQAATKGTGPGACRTATPRMSVGQILRQSPGRQPDPERSP; encoded by the exons ATggtgtcctggatgatctgtcgcCTGGTGGT GCTGGTGTTTGGGATGCTGTGTCCAGCTTATGCTTCCTATAAGGCTGTGAAGACCAAGAACATTCGTGAATAT GTGCGGTGGATGATGTACTGGATTGTTTTTGCACTCTTCATGGCAGCAGAGATCATTACAGACATTTTTATCTCCTG GTTCCCTTTCTACTATGAGATCAAGATGGCCTTCGTGCTGTGGCTGCTCTCACCCTACACCAAGGGTGCCAGCCTGCTTTACCGCAAGTTTGTCCACCCGTCCCTGTCCCGCCATGAGAAG GAGATCGACGCGTACATCGTGCAGGCCAAGGAGCGCAGCTACGAGACCGTGCTCAGCTTCGGGAAGCGGGGCCTCAACATTGCCGCCTCCGCTGCTGTGCAGGCTGCCACCAAG GGTACCGGGCCGGGGGCCTGCAGGACAGCGACACCGAGGATGAGTGTTGGTCAGATACTGAGGCAGTCCCCCGGGCGCCAGCCCGACCCCGAGAGAAGCCCCTAA